One genomic segment of Desulfatirhabdium butyrativorans DSM 18734 includes these proteins:
- a CDS encoding DNA phosphorothioation-associated protein 4, whose product MKKAGTGMKRIQRALDKEDIIKSLMSEQLGVFKEIWRLLLFASQVGIKNGKREPLNSVDSGKGIDQSTFGNCPTWPGILYLISLVESCGTECLCGSSDAEDDRINVFQEYVNGGLSILKNFFSDRPVDLDGLLAFIESQRGENVGRPDLELLI is encoded by the coding sequence ATGAAAAAGGCGGGAACAGGCATGAAGAGAATTCAGAGGGCTTTGGACAAGGAAGACATTATCAAATCCTTAATGTCTGAGCAGCTCGGTGTTTTTAAAGAGATTTGGAGGCTGCTGTTGTTTGCATCTCAAGTAGGGATAAAAAACGGAAAACGTGAACCTCTAAACTCAGTCGATTCGGGCAAAGGAATAGATCAGAGTACTTTCGGCAACTGTCCGACATGGCCTGGCATTCTTTACCTTATTTCGTTGGTGGAATCCTGCGGAACTGAGTGTCTGTGCGGCTCTTCAGATGCGGAGGATGATAGAATCAATGTTTTCCAGGAGTATGTAAATGGCGGGTTGAGCATCTTAAAGAACTTCTTTTCTGATCGTCCAGTGGATTTGGATGGTTTACTTGCCTTTATTGAAAGCCAGCGCGGAGAAAATGTCGGGCGTCCAGATTTGGAGCTTTTGATTTAG
- a CDS encoding AAA family ATPase, producing the protein MILERLVLDNFRQFKGRQEIVFSDIRERNVTIVLAENGFGKTTLLKALLWGFYGRDGLMGTDGNPDDFEKPDRIIHEGLAHRATDPDSLSASVQVSFRHDTARYILTRRLTLAQQNLNPKKTDLTLEVMKDGQTYKSERPQQVIETIIPDGIKNFLFFNGERINYLAMETNRDKVTDAIHQMLGLKLLRTTIDDLCHQSVRGKLRSELKDATTDEKRELIENLNRVEAKINEREESRKQVLANLKAIAAEIESVDNKLAANRQARELQSKRVRLVAERDELTERRVDVTRRLGKLISEDGYTVFSAGLINRGRELVAQLRSEGKIPARVLNTFLQELLESGNCICTRCLDEGTPERAAVERLLTIAGDQNFNNAVGALDHAIGLMEGVARQTQEQLRQLNTERLDLAREIRNKEEEIEEIHQLLGTKKDEEVQQLEEKRKELQLDRDAKNAELGRIESQIETVYEEKRSLEEQIRQIKDKEEAAARAQRRVDALEDCTKILEEILEAETRDLRPILNTEIDSHFRKIIDRDYWAELTENYTLRIRKRVSSGEDDDNPAEIDAALSTGQRTVTSLVFIASLVALAKRRSEIPTILKGLEGSAYPVVIDSPFGSLSIFRKGVARYIPELAPQILLFVSPEQYKGQVESALHESGRVGKQYYLTYHGPTIPERANPELLIDGQAIQQYFPSEVDEFTEIRKL; encoded by the coding sequence ATGATTCTCGAACGCCTTGTCCTTGATAATTTTCGTCAATTCAAAGGGCGCCAGGAGATTGTCTTCTCAGATATCCGGGAACGAAATGTCACAATAGTGCTTGCAGAAAACGGGTTCGGTAAGACCACTTTGCTGAAGGCCTTGCTCTGGGGGTTCTATGGCAGGGATGGGCTTATGGGAACCGATGGTAACCCGGATGACTTTGAAAAGCCCGACCGGATTATTCACGAAGGGTTGGCACATCGAGCTACGGATCCTGACTCCCTATCTGCCTCAGTGCAAGTGTCCTTTCGGCACGATACGGCCCGATACATCCTGACTCGACGGCTTACTCTGGCTCAGCAAAACCTGAACCCTAAGAAAACCGATCTCACTCTGGAAGTCATGAAAGACGGGCAAACCTACAAATCCGAACGACCGCAGCAGGTCATCGAAACTATCATTCCGGATGGAATAAAAAACTTTTTGTTTTTCAACGGCGAACGAATCAATTATCTTGCCATGGAAACTAACCGAGATAAGGTTACCGACGCCATCCATCAGATGCTGGGCCTTAAGCTGCTCCGCACTACTATTGATGATCTTTGCCACCAGAGTGTCAGGGGAAAACTCCGCAGCGAGCTCAAAGATGCTACAACTGATGAGAAACGAGAGCTCATTGAAAACCTTAATCGGGTGGAAGCCAAGATTAACGAACGAGAGGAGAGTCGTAAACAAGTCCTCGCGAATCTAAAGGCCATTGCTGCAGAAATCGAGAGTGTTGACAATAAACTTGCTGCAAATCGTCAGGCCCGGGAGCTGCAATCCAAACGGGTTCGGCTTGTAGCTGAACGGGATGAGCTAACTGAACGTCGTGTGGATGTCACTCGTCGCTTGGGAAAGCTCATATCAGAGGATGGGTACACCGTCTTTAGCGCTGGGCTAATTAACCGCGGCCGTGAGCTTGTGGCGCAGCTGCGCAGCGAGGGAAAGATACCAGCCCGTGTCCTAAACACTTTTCTGCAGGAGCTCCTTGAAAGCGGCAACTGCATTTGTACTCGCTGTCTGGATGAGGGAACACCGGAGCGGGCTGCCGTAGAAAGGCTCTTGACTATCGCCGGTGATCAGAACTTCAATAATGCCGTTGGTGCCTTGGACCATGCAATCGGCCTTATGGAGGGGGTTGCCCGGCAGACTCAAGAGCAGCTCCGCCAACTAAATACTGAGCGACTGGATCTTGCCCGTGAAATCCGGAATAAGGAAGAAGAGATCGAGGAGATTCACCAACTCCTTGGCACGAAAAAGGATGAGGAAGTACAGCAACTAGAGGAAAAAAGAAAAGAGCTGCAGCTTGATCGCGATGCAAAAAATGCCGAATTGGGCCGCATAGAGAGCCAGATTGAAACTGTGTATGAAGAAAAGAGATCTTTAGAAGAACAGATTCGTCAGATAAAGGACAAAGAGGAAGCTGCAGCCCGTGCACAACGCCGTGTTGATGCATTGGAAGATTGTACAAAGATCCTTGAAGAAATACTTGAAGCAGAAACAAGGGACCTGCGTCCAATTCTTAACACCGAGATTGATAGTCACTTCCGAAAAATTATCGACCGGGACTACTGGGCCGAGCTTACGGAAAACTACACATTGAGGATCCGCAAGCGAGTTTCTTCTGGTGAGGATGATGATAATCCTGCCGAGATCGATGCCGCATTGAGTACCGGCCAACGGACAGTCACCTCTCTGGTTTTTATTGCTAGCTTGGTAGCTCTTGCCAAGCGGCGTTCAGAGATCCCAACCATCTTGAAGGGGCTTGAGGGTTCCGCTTATCCGGTTGTCATCGACTCCCCTTTTGGCTCCCTAAGTATATTCCGTAAAGGGGTGGCCCGCTATATACCTGAATTGGCACCTCAGATCCTTTTATTCGTCAGCCCTGAACAGTACAAGGGACAGGTGGAAAGTGCCCTCCATGAATCCGGGCGTGTAGGAAAACAGTATTATTTGACCTATCATGGTCCGACAATACCAGAGCGAGCCAATCCGGAACTCCTCATCGATGGGCAAGCAATCCAGCAATATTTTCCGTCAGAAGTAGATGAGTTTACAGAGATAAGAAAGCTATGA
- a CDS encoding DNA phosphorothioation system restriction enzyme, with translation MYLKDLPLRISYRTGRDDMVKDFYVPCMESSMLYRRAAGYFTSAGLALAARGVASLAFKGGKMRLVVSPYLEPDDAKALQAAHDYPEDVLRSIVARSLTEIEDALINDRLNALAWLAVSGLLEIKLALRKNKDGGFSRGIFHEKIGIFSDAYGNCVAFAGSSNETAGGLVENFESIKVFCSWKDSEGRVQEEIDNFEALWNNATTGLQVIEFSEIGRELLERYRYADRPPSGLSANKVSEALPEREFCPQYGFSLRPYQVDAIRAWCKAGGKGIFSMATGSGKTPTALTLASKVAEKNKPFALIVICPYINLCRQWIREMAAFGLRAIGCFEGSRNWQTEFEEGYQRLTLGLSQAHAIVATNSTFLSEGFQSRLHPHVVSGAVHHLLIADEVHNLGAKRIKEALPEGVPLRLGLSATPERHYDPVGTSAVLRYFGGVVYEYSLSQAIAEGRLCRYRYFPILVKLTNDEADAYEEITIQLARFFHGNEIDDEMEQTALRLLIKRARLLAGAVNKLEALDRVLESIGEPPRKAIFYCGDGRTTDTISDDEVKQIQAVAHLLGEKHGLRVRNFTYRETSQVREEILRDLSSGFLDGVVAIRCLDEGIDLPDLRMGFLLASSTNPRQFVQRRGRLLRNAPGKNQAVIYDFVVQPPDLGGRLDDDGFNMERSFFQRELRRIVEFCRMAENGPEALHSLHELRLDYNLLSE, from the coding sequence TTGTCTCGCCATATTTGGAACCGGACGATGCCAAGGCACTACAAGCTGCTCATGATTATCCCGAAGATGTGTTGCGTTCTATTGTTGCTCGATCCCTTACAGAAATTGAAGATGCTTTGATCAATGATCGACTCAATGCGCTTGCGTGGCTTGCAGTTAGCGGTCTACTGGAAATCAAATTGGCTCTTCGGAAAAATAAAGATGGTGGATTTTCCAGAGGCATTTTCCATGAAAAAATCGGCATATTTTCTGATGCATATGGGAATTGTGTTGCATTTGCGGGTTCCTCTAATGAAACTGCCGGCGGTTTGGTAGAAAATTTTGAGAGCATCAAGGTGTTCTGTTCGTGGAAAGATTCTGAAGGCCGGGTTCAGGAAGAGATAGATAACTTTGAGGCACTTTGGAATAATGCGACGACAGGCTTACAAGTAATTGAATTCAGTGAGATTGGTAGGGAATTGTTGGAGCGCTATCGTTATGCAGATCGGCCTCCAAGTGGTTTATCAGCAAACAAGGTTAGCGAAGCTCTTCCGGAGAGAGAATTTTGCCCTCAGTATGGATTTTCGTTGCGACCTTATCAGGTAGATGCCATCCGTGCATGGTGTAAGGCCGGAGGAAAAGGCATTTTTTCGATGGCGACCGGGTCAGGGAAGACTCCCACTGCGTTGACACTAGCAAGCAAGGTGGCGGAGAAGAACAAACCGTTTGCTCTCATTGTTATTTGTCCCTATATCAATCTCTGTCGCCAATGGATAAGAGAAATGGCGGCATTTGGCCTGCGTGCCATTGGCTGTTTTGAAGGGTCACGAAATTGGCAAACAGAGTTTGAGGAAGGGTATCAGAGACTAACTCTTGGGCTTTCTCAAGCGCATGCCATTGTCGCCACTAATTCAACCTTTCTGAGTGAGGGATTCCAGTCACGGTTGCATCCACATGTGGTTTCAGGTGCAGTTCATCACCTCCTGATTGCTGATGAAGTCCATAATTTGGGAGCAAAGCGTATCAAGGAAGCTCTTCCGGAAGGTGTTCCTTTGCGACTTGGTTTATCAGCTACACCTGAACGTCATTATGATCCGGTGGGAACCTCAGCTGTACTTAGATATTTTGGTGGTGTCGTTTATGAGTATTCGCTCTCACAGGCTATCGCTGAAGGACGTCTTTGCCGTTATCGATATTTTCCTATATTGGTTAAGCTAACTAATGATGAAGCAGATGCTTATGAGGAAATAACCATTCAACTCGCTCGCTTCTTTCATGGAAATGAAATTGATGATGAAATGGAGCAAACGGCACTACGGTTGCTTATCAAAAGAGCTCGCTTGCTTGCCGGGGCGGTCAATAAGCTGGAGGCGCTTGATAGAGTGCTCGAATCGATAGGAGAACCGCCGCGCAAAGCAATCTTTTACTGTGGAGACGGCAGAACCACAGATACCATCAGTGATGATGAGGTCAAACAGATTCAAGCCGTAGCTCACCTCTTGGGAGAAAAGCATGGACTACGCGTACGGAATTTCACCTATCGTGAGACATCTCAAGTGCGTGAGGAAATCTTGAGGGATCTCAGCAGTGGTTTTCTGGACGGCGTTGTGGCCATCCGCTGTCTCGATGAAGGGATAGATTTGCCTGATTTACGAATGGGCTTTTTGCTGGCCAGTTCCACCAATCCACGCCAGTTTGTGCAACGTCGAGGACGTCTACTGCGGAATGCTCCTGGTAAGAACCAGGCGGTTATCTACGATTTCGTTGTCCAACCGCCCGACCTTGGTGGAAGGCTTGACGACGATGGATTCAACATGGAACGATCATTCTTCCAGCGGGAGTTGAGAAGAATCGTCGAGTTCTGTCGAATGGCGGAGAATGGGCCTGAGGCGTTGCATTCTCTTCACGAGCTTCGTTTGGACTACAATCTTCTATCGGAGTGA